From one Musa acuminata AAA Group cultivar baxijiao chromosome BXJ2-6, Cavendish_Baxijiao_AAA, whole genome shotgun sequence genomic stretch:
- the LOC135614492 gene encoding serine/threonine-protein kinase SAPK7-like isoform X2 has product MMEKYELVKDIGSGNFGVARLMRNKDTGELVAMKYIPRGPKINENVAREIINQRSLSHPNIIRFKEVMLTPTHLAIVLEYAAGGELFDRICHAGRFSEDEARYFFQQLISGVSYCHFMQICHRDLKLENTLLDGSPAPRLKICDFGYSKSSLLHSRPKSTVGTPAYIAPEVLSRREYDGKMADVWSCGVTLYVMLVGAYPFEDPEDTKNFRKTMTRIMSVQYTIPEYVHISKDCRQLLSGIFMADPSKRITIREIRHHPWFLKNLPRSLTEAAQAIYYKRDNTAPTFSLQSVDEIMKIVEEARITPGSPAPAAGFAWAKEDELEEGKHENQETGVEEEEDDDEYDKRVKEVHACGEYPIN; this is encoded by the exons ATGATGGAGAAGTACGAGCTGGTGAAGGACATCGGATCGGGCAACTTTGGGGTCGCGCGGTTGATGAGGAACAAGGACACGGGCGAGCTTGTTGCCATGAAGTACATCCCCCGAGGCCCCAAG ATCAACGAGAACGTTGCGCGGGAGATAATCAACCAGCGGTCGCTGAGTCATCCCAACATCATCCGTTTCAAAGAG GTGATGCTGACGCCCACGCATCTGGCAATCGTGTTGGAATACGCCGCCGGCGGAGAGCTCTTCGACCGCATCTGCCACGCCGGAAGATTCAGCGAAGATGAG GCGAGATATTTCTTTCAGCAGCTCATCTCTGGCGTCAGCTACTGCCATTTCATG CAAATCTGCCACCGGGATCTGAAACTGGAGAACACCTTGCTCGACGGCAGCCCGGCGCCGCGCCTCAAGATCTGCGACTTCGGTTACTCCAAG TCGTCGCTGCTTCACTCCCGCCCCAAGTCGACGGTGGGCACGCCCGCATACATCGCCCCCGAAGTCCTCTCGCGGCGTGAGTACGATGGCAAG ATGGCTGATGTGTGGTCCTGTGGGGTTACTCTGTACGTGATGCTCGTGGGAGCATATCCCTTTGAAGACCCAGAAGACACCAAGAATTTTAGGAAAACCATGACG AGGATCATGTCAGTGCAGTACACAATACCAGAGTACGTCCATATTTCAAAGGATTGCAGGCAACTGCTCTCCGGGATCTTTATGGCCGACCCATCGAAG AGGATAACGATTAGGGAGATAAGGCACCACCCCTGGTTCTTGAAGAACTTGCCCAGGTCGCTGACCGAAGCAGCACAAGCTATATACTACAAGAGGGACAACACTGCGCCTACCTTCTCTCTTCAGAGTGTGGATGAGATAATGAAGATTGTTGAGGAGGCAAGGATAACTCCGGGCTCGCCTGCTCCGGCAGCAGGCTTTGCCTGGGCCAAGGAGGACGAGCTGGAGGAAGGCAAGCACGAGAACCAAGAGACTGgagtggaagaagaggaagacgatGATGAGTACGATAAGAGGGTCAAGGAAGTCCATGCCTGTGGAGAGTATCCAATCAACTGA
- the LOC135614492 gene encoding serine/threonine-protein kinase SAPK7-like isoform X1, with product MMEKYELVKDIGSGNFGVARLMRNKDTGELVAMKYIPRGPKINENVAREIINQRSLSHPNIIRFKEVMLTPTHLAIVLEYAAGGELFDRICHAGRFSEDELRRMQARYFFQQLISGVSYCHFMQICHRDLKLENTLLDGSPAPRLKICDFGYSKSSLLHSRPKSTVGTPAYIAPEVLSRREYDGKMADVWSCGVTLYVMLVGAYPFEDPEDTKNFRKTMTRIMSVQYTIPEYVHISKDCRQLLSGIFMADPSKRITIREIRHHPWFLKNLPRSLTEAAQAIYYKRDNTAPTFSLQSVDEIMKIVEEARITPGSPAPAAGFAWAKEDELEEGKHENQETGVEEEEDDDEYDKRVKEVHACGEYPIN from the exons ATGATGGAGAAGTACGAGCTGGTGAAGGACATCGGATCGGGCAACTTTGGGGTCGCGCGGTTGATGAGGAACAAGGACACGGGCGAGCTTGTTGCCATGAAGTACATCCCCCGAGGCCCCAAG ATCAACGAGAACGTTGCGCGGGAGATAATCAACCAGCGGTCGCTGAGTCATCCCAACATCATCCGTTTCAAAGAG GTGATGCTGACGCCCACGCATCTGGCAATCGTGTTGGAATACGCCGCCGGCGGAGAGCTCTTCGACCGCATCTGCCACGCCGGAAGATTCAGCGAAGATGAG CTGCGGCGTATGCAGGCGAGATATTTCTTTCAGCAGCTCATCTCTGGCGTCAGCTACTGCCATTTCATG CAAATCTGCCACCGGGATCTGAAACTGGAGAACACCTTGCTCGACGGCAGCCCGGCGCCGCGCCTCAAGATCTGCGACTTCGGTTACTCCAAG TCGTCGCTGCTTCACTCCCGCCCCAAGTCGACGGTGGGCACGCCCGCATACATCGCCCCCGAAGTCCTCTCGCGGCGTGAGTACGATGGCAAG ATGGCTGATGTGTGGTCCTGTGGGGTTACTCTGTACGTGATGCTCGTGGGAGCATATCCCTTTGAAGACCCAGAAGACACCAAGAATTTTAGGAAAACCATGACG AGGATCATGTCAGTGCAGTACACAATACCAGAGTACGTCCATATTTCAAAGGATTGCAGGCAACTGCTCTCCGGGATCTTTATGGCCGACCCATCGAAG AGGATAACGATTAGGGAGATAAGGCACCACCCCTGGTTCTTGAAGAACTTGCCCAGGTCGCTGACCGAAGCAGCACAAGCTATATACTACAAGAGGGACAACACTGCGCCTACCTTCTCTCTTCAGAGTGTGGATGAGATAATGAAGATTGTTGAGGAGGCAAGGATAACTCCGGGCTCGCCTGCTCCGGCAGCAGGCTTTGCCTGGGCCAAGGAGGACGAGCTGGAGGAAGGCAAGCACGAGAACCAAGAGACTGgagtggaagaagaggaagacgatGATGAGTACGATAAGAGGGTCAAGGAAGTCCATGCCTGTGGAGAGTATCCAATCAACTGA
- the LOC103987193 gene encoding myb-related protein 308 → MGRSPCCEKAHTNKGAWTKEEDQKLISYIKAHGEGCWRSLPKAAGLLRCGKSCRLRWINYLRPDLKRGNFTEEEDELIIKLHGLLGNKWSLIAGRLPGRTDNEIKNYWNTHIKRKLLSRGIDPQTHGPINGGATAAFAAPHPSETAVPKASATDSCDETNSSGGSQDDDPDGYLDLDLALSISLPHRSPKRSRPSEPLTSAATSSSPQAICLCCHLGFQSGEACSCHTTQNPPHVLRVIRRLEEAQH, encoded by the exons ATGGGCAGGTCTCCATGCTGTGAGAAGGCACACACCAACAAAGGAGCATGGACCAAGGAGGAAGACCAGAAGCTCATCTCCTACATCAAAGCCCATGGCGAAGGTTGCTGGAGATCACTCCCAAAAGCTGCAG GCTTGCTTCGGTGCGGGAAGAGCTGCAGGCTCAGGTGGATCAACTACCTCCGGCCCGACCTCAAGCGCGGCAACTTCACAGAGGAGGAAGATGAACTCATCATCAAGCTCCATGGCCTGCTCGGAAACAA GTGGTCGCTGATAGCGGGGAGATTACCGGGGAGgacggacaacgagatcaagaactactggaacacccacATCAAGCGGAAGCTCCTCAGCCGAGGCATCGACCCCCAGACGCACGGCCCGATCAACGGCGGCGCCACCGCTGCCTTCGCCGCCCCTCACCCATCCGAGACCGCCGTCCCGAAAGCGTCAGCGACCGACTCCTGCGACGAGACCAACAGCAGCGGAGGCAGCCAGGACGACGACCCGGACGGCTACCTCGACCTCGACCTCGCCCTCTCCATCAGTCTCCCCCACCGGTCCCCCAAGCGCTCCCGACCTTCGGAGCCTCTAACATCCGCCGCAACAAGCAGCAGCCCTCAGGCCATTTGTTTGTGTTGCCATCTGGGTTTCCAGAGCGGCGAAGCTTGTAGCTGCCACACCACCCAAAACCCGCCGCATGTACTGAGGGTAATCAGACGCCTGGAAGAAGCTCAACACTAG
- the LOC135614494 gene encoding patellin-3-like, with amino-acid sequence MAEVSQSKAAAVAATEEVMVGKVALTPTDEVVKQLDVVPAPEVVKGPKKVALLSALAAEAAAEAEEKRACGAEKEAAEKAASVFQAISFKEESSLVADLEDHEKKALDEMKQLVRAALASREFSSAPPPPAAPLAKEAKLEEPPASTLVEAPPKPATETPAPPSRQAEADEAPEQQSAADKNTVTANEDGAKTLEAIEETVVSVAATPPPEEAMTPVAAEEEAEKTDAAAAASAAKEVLIWGIPLLVDERSDTVLIKFLRARDFKAKEAMAMLKNAVLWREEFGIEALLSEDLGVPELERAVFMHGADRAGHPVCYNVYGELQSKELYALAFADEKKKKRFLRWRIQFLEKGIRNLLDFTPGGISTMVQVADLKNSTGPAKELRHAFALLQDNYPEFVAKQIFINVPWWYLAFNRMMSPFFTQRTRSKFVFARPSNTAETLSKYIAPEQVPVRYGGLSKENDPDFTSSDAVTEITIKPSMRQAIEIQVTEKCLLVWELRVLGWEVTYGAEFVPRSENGYTVIVQKERKLVAADEPVLKGSFKIGEAGKIVLTVHNSGSKRKKLLYRYKIKSSAEST; translated from the exons ATGGCCGAGGTGAGCCAGAGCAAGGCAGCTGCGGTGGCGGCGACCGAGGAGGTCATGGTCGGGAAGGTGGCGCTGACGCCGACGGACGAGGTGGTTAAGCAACTGGATGTGGTACCTGCTCCGGAGGTTGTGAAAGGGCCAAAGAAGGTGGCATTACTGTCGGCACTGGCCGCCGAGGCGGCCGCTGAGGCGGAGGAGAAGCGGGCATGTGGCGCGGAGAAGGAGGCCGCGGAGAAGGCTGCCTCCGTCTTCCAGGCCATCTCCTTCAAGGAGGAGAGCAGCCTCGTTGCTGACCTCGAGGACCACGAGAAGAAGGCCCTCGATGAGATGAAGCAACTCGTACGGGCCGCCCTCGCCAGCCGCGAGTTCTCTTCCGCTCCGCCTCCACCAGCTGCCCCATTGGCCAAGGAGGCAAAGCTCGAGGAGCCGCCCGCATCTACCCTTGTGGAAGCGCCGCCGAAGCCCGCGACCGAGACGCCGGCTCCACCGAGCAGGCAGGCGGAGGCCGACGAGGCCCCGGAACAGCAATCGGCGGCGGATAAGAATACCGTCACGGCGAACGAGGATGGGGCCAAGACGCTGGAAGCCATAGAGGAAACCGTGGTCTCCGTCGCCGCCACTCCTCCACCCGAGGAGGCCATGACTCCAGTGGCTGCTGAGGAGGAAGCGGAGAAGACCGATGCCGCCGCCGCGGCGTCGGCCGCGAAGGAGGTCCTCATCTGGGGCATCCCACTTCTGGTCGACGAGAGGAGCGACACTGTGCTCATCAAGTTCCTCCGTGCGAGGGACTTCAAGGCGAAGGAAGCCATGGCCATGCTAAAGAACGCCGTGCTCTGGAGGGAGGAGTTCGGCATCGAGGCCCTCCTATCGGAGGACCTCGGCGTCCCGGAGCTGGAAAGGGCGGTGTTCATGCACGGCGCCGACAGAGCCGGCCACCCCGTGTGCTACAACGTCTACGGGGAACTCCAAAGCAAGGAGCTCTACGCGCTGGCTTTCGctgacgagaagaagaagaagcggttCTTGAGGTGGAGGATCCAGTTCCTGGAGAAGGGCATCCGGAATCTGCTGGACTTCACTCCAGGCGGAATCTCGACGATGGTGCAGGTCGCTGATCTCAAGAACTCGACCGGCCCGGCCAAGGAACTCCGCCATGCCTTCGCTCTGCTCCAAGATAACTACCCGGAGTTCGTCGCCAAGCAG ATATTCATCAATGTTCCATGGTGGTATTTGGCCTTCAATCGGATGATGAGCCCCTTCTTCACGCAGAGGACCAGGAGCAAGTTCGTCTTCGCAAGGCCCTCAAACACAGCCGAGACGCTCTCCAA ATACATTGCTCCCGAGCAAGTCCCGGTTCGATATGGCGGCCTGAGCAAGGAGAATGACCCAGACTTCACCTCTTCTGATGCTGTTACAGAGATCACCATCAAGCCCTCAATGAGGCAAGCCATAGAGATTCAGGTTACTGAG AAATGTCTTCTCGTTTGGGAGCTGCGAGTTCTTGGCTGGGAAGTGACGTACGGCGCCGAGTTCGTGCCAAGGTCGGAGAACGGATACACGGTGATCGTGCAGAAGGAGAGGAAGTTGGTCGCCGCCGATGAGCCAGTCCTCAAAGGCAGCTTCAAGATCGGAGAGGCAGGCAAAATTGTTCTGACAGTCCATAACTCTGGCTCCAAAAGGAAGAAGCTTCTCTACAGGTACAAGATCAAGAGCTCAGCTGAATCCACCTGA